A portion of the Symphalangus syndactylus isolate Jambi chromosome 13, NHGRI_mSymSyn1-v2.1_pri, whole genome shotgun sequence genome contains these proteins:
- the ZNF888 gene encoding zinc finger protein 888 isoform X3, with amino-acid sequence MTEIKQLTGSTERYDQRHAGNKPIKDQLGSSFHSHLPELHISQPEGKIGNQVEKSINNASSVSTSQRISCRPKTHISNKYGNDSLHSSLLIQKQDVHRKEKSFQCNESGKSFNCSSLLKKHQIIHFGKKQYICDVCGKDFNQKRYLARHHRCHTGEKPYMCNKCGKVFNKKAYLARHYRRHTGEKPYKCNECGKTFSDKSALLVHKTIHTGEKPYKCNECGKVFNQQSNLARHHRVHTGEKPYKCKECDKVFSRKSYLERHRRIHTGEKPYKCKVCDKAFRHDSHLAQHIVIHTGEKPYKCNECGKTFGDNSALLVHKAIHTGEKPYKCNECGKVFNQQSNLARHHRLHTGEKPYKCEECDKVFSRKSHLERHRRIHTGEKPYKCKVCDKAFRRDSHLAQHTVIHTGEKPYKCNECGKTFVQNSSLVMHKVIHTGEKRYKCNECGKSFNHKSSLAYHHRLHTGEKPYKCNECGKVFRTQSQLACHHRLHTGEKPYKCEECDKVFNIKSHLEIHRRVHTGEKPYKCRVCDKAFGRDSYLAQHQRVHTGEKPYKCKICDKAFKCYSHLAQHTRIHTGEKPYKCSECGKAFRAQSTLIHHQAIHGVGKLG; translated from the coding sequence ATGACAGAAATCAAACAGTTGACTGGTAGTACAGAGCGATATGATCAAAGGCATGCTGGAAACAAGCCTATTAAAGATCAGCTTGGATCAAGCTTTCATTCGCATCTGCCTGAACTGCACATATCTCAGCCTGAAGGGAAGATTGGTAATCAAGTTGAGAAGTCTATCAACAATGCTTCCTCAGTTTCAACATCCCAAAGAATTTCTTGTAGGCCCAAAACCCATATTTCTAATAAGTATGGAAATGATTCCCTCCATTCTTCATTACTCATACAAAAACAGGATgtacacaggaaagaaaaatctttccAATGTAATGAGAGTGGCAAATCCTTTAATTGTAGCTCACTCTTGAAAAAACATCAGATAATTCATTTTGGAAAGAAACAATATATATGTGATGTATGTGGCAAGGACTTTAATCAGAAGCGATATCTTGCACGCCATCATAGATGtcacactggtgagaaacctTACATGTGTAATAAATGTGGCaaggtttttaataaaaaagcataCCTTGCACGTCATTACAGACGccatactggagaaaaaccttacaagtgtaatgagtgtggcaagaCGTTCAGTGACAAGTCAGCCCTCTTAGTTCACAAGacaattcatactggagagaaaccttacaagtgtaatgaatgtggcaaggTTTTTAATCAACAATCAAATCTTGCACGTCATCATagagttcatactggagagaaaccttacaaatgtaaagaatgtgacAAAGTTTTCAGTCGCAAATCATACCTTGAAAGACATAggagaattcatactggtgagaaaccatacaaatgtaaGGTTTGTGACAAGGCTTTCAGACATGATTCACACCTGGCACAACATATTgtaattcacactggagagaaaccttacaagtgtaatgagtgtggcaagaCGTTTGGTGACAATTCAGCCCTCTTAGTTCACAAggcaattcatactggagagaaaccttacaagtgtaatgaatgtggcaaggTTTTTAATCAACAGTCAAATCTTGCACGTCATCATagacttcatactggagagaaaccttacaaatgtgaagaatgtgacaaaGTTTTCAGTCGCAAATCACACCTTGAAAGACATaggagaattcacactggagagaaaccatacaaatgtaaGGTTTGTGACAAGGCTTTCAGACGTGATTCACACCTGGCACAACATACTgtaattcacactggagagaaaccttacaagtgtaatgagtgtggcaagaCCTTCGTTCAAAATTCATCTCTTGTAATGCATAAGGtcattcatactggagagaaacgttacaagtgtaatgaatgtggcaaAAGTTTTAATCACAAATCAAGCCTTGCATATCATCATagacttcatactggagagaaaccttacaagtgtaatgagtgtggcaagGTTTTTAGGACACAGTCACAACTTGCATGTCATCATagacttcatactggagagaaaccttacaaatgtgaagaatgtgacaaaGTTTTCAATATCAAATCACACCTTGAAATACATAGGagagttcatactggagagaaaccttacaaatgtaggGTTTGTGACAAGGCTTTTGGGCGTGATTCATACCTTGCACAACATCAGagagttcatactggagagaaaccttacaaatgtaagaTTTGTGACAAGGCTTTCAAGTGTTACTCACACCTGGCACAACATActagaattcatactggagagaaaccttacaagtgtagtgagtgtggcaaagcctttCGTGCGCAGTCAACACTTATTCACCATCAGGCAATCCATGGTGTAGGGAAACTTGGCTAA